In Caproicibacterium amylolyticum, a genomic segment contains:
- a CDS encoding prepilin-type N-terminal cleavage/methylation domain-containing protein encodes MNRIQTKMQSTLAKKKNKKGFTLVELVVVIAILAILALIAIPTITNVINTANKNTNASNAQTVQMALKSAYAEAKSGTWNVDASTLTVDEALKHEGLVGLDNMTGRIKGGANQTYYSDGNEIYTSDNDKKPANAKAIEKGTTVISVLPDTNASSASSATSST; translated from the coding sequence ATGAACCGAATTCAGACGAAAATGCAGTCCACTCTGGCAAAAAAGAAAAACAAAAAAGGCTTTACCCTGGTTGAGCTAGTCGTAGTTATTGCAATTCTCGCAATTTTGGCGCTGATTGCAATTCCAACTATCACAAACGTTATTAACACGGCAAACAAGAACACAAACGCTTCCAACGCGCAGACTGTACAGATGGCGCTGAAGTCTGCTTATGCCGAAGCCAAGTCTGGCACATGGAATGTTGATGCTTCAACATTAACTGTTGATGAAGCCCTGAAACATGAGGGTTTAGTTGGTCTGGACAATATGACTGGCCGAATTAAAGGAGGCGCAAACCAAACCTATTATTCAGATGGAAATGAAATTTACACATCTGATAATGACAAGAAACCAGCGAATGCGAAGGCTATAGAAAAAGGTACTACTGTAATATCCGTACTTCCCGACACCAATGCATCCAGTGCATCCTCTGCAACATCATCAACCTGA